The region CCTGGATATTGAACTAATCTTCTAATATCTTTTGTCTTCTTTTGTGTCTTACTATATAGAAAAGTGTGATCAATACTACACAAAATAGCGCGATCAATGTAGCAGAGTGAAGATACTCAGAGATAAGCGCTTCATTTGAGCCCAGAAGATACCCTAAGGCCACCAGAACGATCACCCAGATACCTGCACCCAAACCTGAATAAAAAGCAAATTTAGCCATATGCATACGTGCAAGTCCGGCAGGAAGAGAAATGAGTTGTCGTATCCCCGGAATAAGTCTTCCATTGAAAGTGGAGAGTTCCCCATGTTTGATGAAAAAAGTTTCAAGTCTGTCTAACGTTTCTTCTTTAATCAAAAAGTATCTGCCATAGCGCAAAATGAATTTTCTTCCAAAGTGCATCGCCAGATAGTAGTTAAAAAGTGCCCCTGCCACAGACCCTACTATACCTGCTAAAACAACCATATAAAGATTCATTTCACCTTTGAATGCTAAATATCCAGCAGGTATCATGACAATTTCACTGGGAAAAGGGAAAAAGGTACTCTCAAGAAACATGAGAAGAAAGATACCCCAGTAGCCCATATCACCAATGTAACTTACAATGGTTTGGGCTATCTCGTGTATCATAAAAAGGGGTTAGTCACTATTCGCTATATGCGCCAACGGCGGTAAGTCTTTTATACCGCTGATCAAGCATTTCATCTTCAGAAAGTTCTCTCAGTGCTTGTACACTCTCCAGGAAATACTTTTTAAGTGCATCTGCTGCTGTTTCTTTATCGCGATGCGCACCTATCAGAGGCTCATCAAGTACATCATCTATCAAACCATGTTCAAGTAGATAATTTGGTGTGATCTTCAATGCTTTCGTCGCAGCTTCTACTTTGCTTGGGTCATTCCATAAGATCGCAGAACACCCTTCAGGTGAAATCACGGCAAATACAGAGTAACGCATCATGGCAAGTTTATCTGCAACACCGATAGCAAGTGCTCCACCTGAACCACCTTCACCTATCACAACAGAAACCATGGGTACTTTCACAGAAGCAAATTCAAAGAGATTTTTAGCAATAGCCTCACTCTGACCTCTCTCTTCTGCCCCAAGTCCAGGGTATGCACCCGGAGTGTCAATGAGCATCAGTACAGGAATGTCGAACTTTTCTGCCATTTTGACTGCACGAAGTGCTTTTCTATACCCTTCAGGGTTTGGCATACCAAAGTTTCTTTTGATCTTATTTTTAACACCACGTCCCTTTTGTTCACCGATGAGCATCGTCTTCTGACCATTGATCCAACCAATGTAACATAAAATAGCCGGGTCATCTCTAAATGCACGATCACCGTGAATTTCATACGCATCATCCATTAAAAGTCTTATGTAGTCTAATGCATAAGGTCTATCCGGGTGACGGGCAAGCTGAAG is a window of Sulfurovum sp. TSL6 DNA encoding:
- a CDS encoding DedA family protein, with the translated sequence MIHEIAQTIVSYIGDMGYWGIFLLMFLESTFFPFPSEIVMIPAGYLAFKGEMNLYMVVLAGIVGSVAGALFNYYLAMHFGRKFILRYGRYFLIKEETLDRLETFFIKHGELSTFNGRLIPGIRQLISLPAGLARMHMAKFAFYSGLGAGIWVIVLVALGYLLGSNEALISEYLHSATLIALFCVVLITLFYIVRHKRRQKILED
- the accA gene encoding acetyl-CoA carboxylase carboxyl transferase subunit alpha; translated protein: MATYLDFESKIESIQEEIVSAHAIGNFEAVNKYQDELDKEVQKTFSSLTDFQKLQLARHPDRPYALDYIRLLMDDAYEIHGDRAFRDDPAILCYIGWINGQKTMLIGEQKGRGVKNKIKRNFGMPNPEGYRKALRAVKMAEKFDIPVLMLIDTPGAYPGLGAEERGQSEAIAKNLFEFASVKVPMVSVVIGEGGSGGALAIGVADKLAMMRYSVFAVISPEGCSAILWNDPSKVEAATKALKITPNYLLEHGLIDDVLDEPLIGAHRDKETAADALKKYFLESVQALRELSEDEMLDQRYKRLTAVGAYSE